In uncultured Fibrobacter sp., a single genomic region encodes these proteins:
- the sulP gene encoding sulfate permease has translation MQNIHAKESFKSFLAGVKATVTPELFRTVRKGYTKKNLVSDLMSGLIVGILALPLAIAFAIASGVGPEQGLYTAIIAGFTISLLGGSRFQIGGPTGAFIVIVYGIVSQYGYDGLASATLLAGILLIIFGIAKFGAIIKFIPYPVTVGFTAGIAIIIALGQVPNFFGLRFLAKDPADAVGKIKLYVTSFDTINIYAVIVGLVALAVCILWPKVTTKVPGSLIAIVVATVLVKVLGWDDPVTGHGVVTIGMKNHIPSGFPVPHLPNISLEMMQKVFQPALTIAILGAIESLLSAVVADGMTSTKHRSNTELFGQGVANVLSPMFGGIPATGAIARTATNIRNGAVSPISGLVHAIVLLLIMLVLGKYAEMIPMAALAAVLFQVAFNMCGYRSFIKMFKAPKSDVIVMLVAFFLTVIIDLTIAIEVGVLLAAVLFIKRMSDVSEMETVTSALKEDDEEAAHNELSRQVPKGVVVYELAGSLFFGAVDKFKDTMARISDKPKILILRMRSVSSIDAAGIQMIEDLLNRCNREGTQLLLSGVHAQPVVALTRAGVLKQLGEENALGNIDAALNRARELLGLPIVDTSHEVQQAPTVSWEKSLDKPWMPEESNAAIAEETPEVIAERMLDEPVRKIEEEKK, from the coding sequence ATGCAGAATATCCATGCCAAGGAATCGTTCAAGAGTTTCCTCGCTGGCGTAAAAGCGACTGTTACCCCGGAACTGTTCCGCACAGTCCGCAAGGGTTACACCAAGAAAAATCTCGTGAGCGACCTCATGTCGGGCCTTATCGTGGGTATCCTCGCGCTCCCGCTCGCCATCGCTTTCGCCATCGCTTCGGGCGTGGGTCCGGAACAGGGCCTTTACACCGCGATTATCGCGGGCTTCACAATTTCCCTTTTGGGCGGTTCCCGCTTCCAGATTGGTGGCCCCACGGGCGCCTTCATCGTGATTGTCTACGGCATCGTGAGCCAGTACGGTTACGACGGCCTTGCCTCGGCGACCCTCTTGGCGGGCATCTTGCTCATTATCTTCGGCATCGCGAAGTTCGGTGCTATCATCAAGTTCATCCCGTATCCGGTGACCGTCGGCTTTACCGCGGGTATCGCCATCATCATTGCGCTTGGCCAGGTCCCGAATTTCTTCGGTCTCCGTTTCTTGGCAAAGGACCCTGCCGATGCGGTCGGTAAAATCAAGCTTTATGTGACCTCCTTTGATACCATTAATATATATGCTGTCATTGTCGGCCTTGTGGCGCTTGCCGTTTGCATCCTGTGGCCGAAAGTCACCACGAAGGTGCCCGGCTCGCTGATTGCGATTGTCGTTGCGACCGTGCTCGTGAAGGTGCTCGGCTGGGACGATCCGGTGACGGGTCATGGCGTGGTGACGATTGGCATGAAAAACCACATCCCGAGTGGTTTTCCGGTGCCGCACCTGCCGAACATCAGCCTCGAAATGATGCAGAAGGTTTTCCAGCCCGCTTTGACGATTGCGATTCTCGGTGCAATTGAATCTTTGCTTTCGGCTGTGGTGGCCGACGGTATGACCTCTACCAAGCACCGCTCCAATACCGAACTCTTTGGCCAAGGTGTGGCAAACGTGCTTTCGCCCATGTTCGGTGGCATTCCTGCTACGGGCGCCATTGCCCGTACCGCGACCAATATCCGTAACGGTGCCGTGAGTCCGATTTCGGGCCTTGTTCATGCGATTGTGCTCTTGCTCATCATGCTTGTGCTCGGCAAGTATGCTGAAATGATTCCGATGGCAGCCCTTGCCGCCGTGCTGTTCCAGGTGGCCTTCAATATGTGTGGCTACCGCAGCTTCATCAAGATGTTCAAGGCCCCCAAGAGCGACGTGATTGTGATGCTCGTCGCATTCTTCCTCACGGTCATTATCGATCTTACTATTGCAATCGAAGTGGGCGTGCTTTTGGCTGCTGTGCTGTTCATCAAACGCATGAGCGACGTGTCCGAAATGGAAACGGTGACATCGGCCCTCAAGGAAGACGACGAAGAAGCAGCCCACAACGAACTCAGCCGTCAAGTGCCGAAGGGCGTGGTGGTTTACGAACTTGCTGGCTCGCTGTTCTTCGGTGCGGTCGACAAGTTCAAGGATACGATGGCGCGCATCTCCGACAAGCCGAAGATTCTCATTTTGCGCATGCGCAGTGTCTCGAGTATCGATGCTGCCGGTATCCAGATGATTGAAGACTTGCTCAACCGCTGCAACCGCGAAGGCACGCAGCTGCTGCTTTCCGGCGTGCATGCCCAGCCCGTGGTGGCGCTGACTCGCGCTGGTGTTTTGAAACAGCTCGGCGAAGAGAATGCTCTTGGTAATATTGATGCGGCTCTCAACCGTGCTCGCGAACTCTTGGGCCTCCCCATTGTTGATACTTCGCACGAAGTGCAGCAAGCGCCTACAGTCTCTTGGGAAAAGAGCCTTGACAAGCCGTGGATGCCCGAAGAATCGAACGCCGCGATTGCCGAAGAAACTCCTGAAGTCATCGCCGAACGCATGCTCGATGAACCTGTACGTAAGATTGAAGAAGAGAAAAAGTGA
- a CDS encoding DUF3791 domain-containing protein, protein MIQESFEFVVYMIHACANKWNRFPSFVYQKLAASGCIQKFLVPNYEILHTQSTDFVVNDIEEYLKVRKVAI, encoded by the coding sequence ATGATCCAAGAATCTTTTGAATTTGTAGTGTATATGATTCACGCTTGCGCGAACAAGTGGAACCGTTTCCCGTCTTTTGTCTATCAAAAGCTGGCTGCTTCCGGCTGCATTCAAAAGTTCCTTGTGCCCAATTACGAGATTCTGCATACGCAAAGCACTGATTTTGTTGTCAACGACATTGAAGAATACCTGAAAGTACGCAAGGTGGCAATATGA
- a CDS encoding DUF3990 domain-containing protein, with protein sequence MIVYHGSTIVVDKPDVEHSFRPLDFGKGFYVTTVREQAVRWAHRKADVLEGAKPVLNIYDMAEIPVSLSTKTFPDDLEEWINFVCECRDGSIEYAKYDIVMGKVANDKVFRVVDMYHSGIWDMPRTLKEIKAYPTYDQIAFITQKSIDAVLKYKGCEEV encoded by the coding sequence ATGATTGTCTATCATGGATCAACAATTGTCGTTGATAAACCGGATGTGGAGCATTCGTTCCGGCCGCTGGATTTTGGCAAGGGCTTTTATGTGACGACTGTGCGGGAACAGGCGGTTCGCTGGGCTCACAGGAAGGCCGACGTTCTTGAGGGGGCAAAACCGGTACTGAATATCTATGACATGGCTGAAATTCCGGTTTCGCTTTCTACAAAAACATTTCCAGATGATTTGGAAGAATGGATAAATTTCGTCTGTGAATGCCGAGATGGTTCCATAGAATATGCCAAATACGACATCGTTATGGGCAAGGTCGCAAATGACAAGGTTTTCCGTGTCGTTGACATGTATCATTCCGGTATCTGGGATATGCCGCGGACGTTGAAAGAAATAAAGGCTTATCCGACTTACGACCAGATCGCCTTTATCACGCAAAAGTCTATTGATGCCGTCCTGAAATACAAGGGTTGCGAAGAGGTATAA
- a CDS encoding SufD family Fe-S cluster assembly protein codes for MDAVTRIQQIGMPRRNNELWTFFPVAKIPNVLNADGDCRHHASLVAGSANAPRNDKQESLDFSKENDFAALLPLAKNARTMVRTIPEGANEMAMLKCNDDFGHTVLDIGKGAHVSLEILDNKVQHEIVAERFDISVGEGADVEIFFANPASALPLRFRHFRITQAANSMVRFSNILTDSGIGRISMDCDLNGEGATFDYRSLSILDNTASMHQRLTIRHNAPNTVSTQLARNLLSGSAYASYDGMVIVGEKCTKVNSGQLVNTILLSEDASVSVKPVLKIYHDDVECTHGNTVGELDAEQMFYLVSRGIPKETAKKMLMKAFAQETFLPLPETPAKKRLLQTLSV; via the coding sequence ATGGACGCAGTCACCCGCATACAGCAAATAGGCATGCCCCGCCGCAACAACGAGTTGTGGACATTCTTCCCCGTGGCAAAGATTCCGAACGTACTGAACGCTGATGGAGATTGCCGCCACCACGCTTCGCTCGTGGCAGGCTCCGCTAACGCTCCTCGCAATGACAAACAGGAATCATTAGACTTTTCAAAAGAAAACGACTTCGCGGCGCTTCTCCCGCTCGCAAAGAATGCGCGCACCATGGTGCGGACGATTCCCGAAGGCGCAAACGAAATGGCCATGCTCAAGTGCAACGACGACTTCGGGCACACGGTACTGGACATCGGGAAAGGCGCACACGTGAGCCTGGAAATCCTTGACAACAAAGTCCAGCACGAAATTGTCGCCGAGCGATTCGATATCAGCGTGGGCGAAGGCGCCGACGTGGAAATCTTCTTCGCGAACCCGGCCAGCGCCCTGCCGCTCCGCTTCCGCCATTTCCGCATCACGCAGGCGGCAAACAGCATGGTGCGCTTCTCGAACATCCTGACGGATTCGGGCATCGGGCGCATCAGCATGGACTGCGACCTGAACGGAGAAGGTGCGACGTTTGACTACAGGAGCCTTTCCATACTGGACAACACGGCCAGCATGCACCAACGCCTTACGATACGGCACAACGCCCCGAACACGGTAAGCACGCAGCTCGCGCGCAACCTGCTTTCCGGCAGCGCCTACGCCAGCTACGACGGCATGGTCATTGTCGGGGAAAAATGCACCAAGGTGAACTCCGGCCAGCTCGTGAACACGATTCTCCTTTCGGAAGATGCAAGCGTTTCGGTAAAGCCCGTCCTAAAGATTTATCACGACGACGTGGAATGTACGCACGGCAACACCGTGGGCGAACTCGACGCGGAACAGATGTTCTACCTCGTGAGCCGCGGCATCCCGAAAGAGACCGCGAAAAAGATGCTCATGAAGGCGTTCGCACAAGAGACTTTCTTGCCACTGCCCGAAACTCCGGCCAAGAAGCGTCTGTTGCAGACACTTTCTGTTTAA
- the sufC gene encoding Fe-S cluster assembly ATPase SufC, which produces MLSIKDLKASIEDGTQILKGINLEVKPGEVHAIMGPNGSGKSTLSKVIAGHPAYKVDGGSVELDGKNLLAMEINERANSGLFISTQYPTEIPGVNNVEFLKMALNSKRAYLGLPEIGEDEFKKLCEEKMQLLEMDERYRERGVNDGMSGGEKKRNEILQMAILDPKVSFLDETDSGLDIDALRIVANGINHIMSPEKAVILVTHYQRLLDYIKPTYVHVLRHGKIILSGGPELALKLEEQGYDWIEE; this is translated from the coding sequence ATGCTATCCATTAAAGACCTAAAAGCAAGCATCGAAGACGGGACCCAAATCCTCAAAGGCATCAACCTGGAGGTCAAACCGGGCGAAGTCCACGCCATCATGGGCCCGAACGGATCGGGCAAAAGCACCCTTTCCAAGGTCATCGCCGGGCACCCCGCCTACAAGGTGGACGGAGGCTCCGTCGAACTTGACGGCAAGAACCTGCTTGCAATGGAAATCAACGAACGCGCGAACTCGGGCCTGTTCATCAGCACGCAGTACCCCACCGAAATCCCGGGCGTGAACAACGTGGAATTCCTGAAGATGGCGCTCAACAGCAAGCGTGCCTACCTCGGCCTCCCCGAAATCGGCGAAGACGAATTCAAGAAACTCTGCGAAGAAAAAATGCAGCTGCTCGAAATGGACGAACGTTACCGCGAGCGCGGCGTGAACGACGGCATGAGCGGCGGCGAAAAGAAGCGCAACGAAATTCTCCAGATGGCCATCCTCGACCCGAAAGTGAGTTTCCTCGACGAGACGGACTCCGGCCTGGATATTGACGCGCTCCGCATCGTCGCCAACGGCATCAACCACATCATGAGCCCCGAAAAGGCAGTCATTCTCGTGACGCATTACCAGCGCCTGCTGGACTACATCAAGCCCACCTACGTACACGTGCTGCGCCACGGCAAGATTATCCTGAGCGGAGGCCCGGAACTGGCGCTGAAACTGGAAGAACAGGGCTACGACTGGATCGAGGAATAA
- the dnaG gene encoding DNA primase, whose amino-acid sequence MPFYPNEVIQQLKAQADISLVIQQFIPLKKSGNGRFVGMCPFHDDHSPSMSVNPTLGIYKCFACGAGGDVFKFVQEHEKIDFNGAVEWVANFVGFPLPNFASKESAEVTEERTMVRKLNELACEWFEQQLALSPKALEYLAKRNISESTRREFHIGYAPDGREGFIGYAARNGFSPRDCVKAGLATEKKNGGIADKFRDRLMIAIQNQSGIVVAFGGRDLAPKQEGFERPKYMNSPDTALYNKSDILFGLNHSRASIAKENAVIIVEGYFDLISLYQGGVTNVVAASGTALTETHASILSRYAKTAYLVFDGDAAGRKATLRSLEIVLPKGIAPRIFALSRPDGTKIDPDNFVNERGADAFRAELSKAEDWLSYLSHEMPTTSLEDRANFITYAKSIIKSINNPELKNEYLKLVSERFNTSRSLDQIKSIQPKHRVQAKQPLPQPNNMDAPPPADGDPMGAAEQAAPEVSIPWYALPPIEVRFANLLFRNPTLLDRASEYFDMEYAASGIRLLESSIVDEFVGTILSQYAETGYFSPQVLYDSVSPELKLFIEGLPEENWTPPNEIYEFYDSLMFFTLSLCNRYKKAIPLDSDEGVQQRLKLNGFTNEMEKINRDYKSGFITIDTFADQIIRSKSSLIQLQASMPM is encoded by the coding sequence ATGCCATTCTACCCTAACGAAGTCATCCAACAGCTGAAGGCGCAAGCGGACATTTCGCTTGTCATCCAGCAGTTTATCCCGCTCAAGAAAAGCGGGAACGGACGCTTCGTGGGGATGTGTCCCTTCCACGACGACCACTCGCCCAGCATGAGCGTAAACCCGACGCTCGGAATTTACAAGTGCTTTGCCTGTGGTGCCGGTGGGGACGTGTTCAAGTTTGTCCAGGAGCACGAGAAAATCGACTTCAACGGAGCCGTGGAATGGGTCGCCAATTTTGTAGGGTTCCCTCTCCCGAACTTTGCAAGCAAAGAAAGCGCCGAAGTCACCGAAGAACGCACCATGGTCCGCAAGCTGAACGAACTGGCCTGCGAATGGTTCGAGCAGCAGCTCGCCCTGAGCCCCAAGGCACTCGAATACCTGGCCAAGCGCAACATCAGCGAGAGCACGCGACGGGAATTCCACATCGGCTACGCGCCCGACGGACGCGAAGGCTTTATCGGGTATGCCGCGCGCAACGGGTTCTCGCCTAGGGACTGCGTCAAGGCGGGCCTTGCCACCGAAAAGAAGAACGGGGGCATCGCAGACAAGTTCCGCGACCGCCTCATGATTGCCATCCAGAACCAGTCGGGAATCGTCGTCGCGTTCGGCGGGCGCGATTTGGCCCCCAAGCAGGAAGGCTTCGAGCGGCCCAAATACATGAACAGCCCGGACACGGCGCTCTACAACAAGAGCGACATCCTGTTCGGCCTGAACCACAGCCGCGCCTCCATAGCCAAGGAAAACGCGGTCATCATCGTCGAAGGGTACTTCGACCTCATCAGCCTTTACCAAGGTGGCGTCACGAATGTCGTGGCGGCATCGGGCACCGCCCTCACCGAGACGCACGCAAGCATCCTTTCGCGCTACGCCAAGACGGCCTACCTCGTATTCGACGGCGACGCCGCCGGCCGCAAAGCCACGCTCCGCAGCCTCGAAATCGTGCTTCCCAAGGGAATCGCCCCGCGCATCTTCGCACTTTCCCGCCCGGACGGCACCAAGATCGACCCGGACAACTTCGTGAACGAACGCGGCGCCGACGCCTTCCGAGCCGAACTTTCCAAGGCCGAGGACTGGCTCAGCTACTTGAGCCACGAGATGCCCACGACGAGCCTGGAAGACCGCGCGAACTTCATCACCTACGCGAAATCCATCATCAAGAGCATCAACAATCCCGAGCTCAAGAACGAATACCTCAAGCTCGTCTCGGAAAGGTTCAACACGAGCCGTTCGCTCGACCAAATCAAGAGCATCCAGCCCAAGCACAGGGTACAAGCTAAACAACCCCTGCCGCAGCCCAACAACATGGACGCCCCGCCCCCGGCCGACGGCGACCCGATGGGAGCCGCAGAACAAGCCGCCCCCGAAGTCAGCATTCCCTGGTATGCGCTCCCGCCCATCGAGGTGCGCTTCGCCAACCTGCTTTTCAGGAACCCCACCCTGCTCGACCGCGCCAGCGAATACTTCGACATGGAATATGCCGCGAGCGGCATCAGGCTCCTCGAATCCTCCATCGTAGACGAATTTGTCGGTACGATACTTTCCCAGTACGCCGAGACCGGGTACTTTTCGCCGCAGGTCCTCTACGACAGCGTCTCGCCCGAACTCAAGCTGTTCATCGAAGGGCTCCCCGAAGAAAATTGGACTCCGCCCAACGAGATTTACGAGTTCTACGATTCATTGATGTTTTTCACGCTCAGCCTGTGCAACCGCTACAAGAAGGCGATTCCGCTGGACAGCGACGAAGGCGTACAGCAGCGCCTGAAACTGAACGGTTTTACAAACGAAATGGAAAAAATCAACCGCGATTACAAATCGGGGTTCATCACCATCGACACTTTTGCGGACCAAATCATCCGCAGCAAATCAAGTTTAATCCAACTGCAGGCATCCATGCCCATGTAA
- a CDS encoding peptidylprolyl isomerase — protein sequence MKIADKTVVQMHYTLTSDEGKVIDSSEGREPLQYIQGAHMIVVGLEKAMVGHEVGDKFDVKVIPAEGYGEYDERMTQEVPLDVFQDVQNVEAGMMFYAQTPMGPMPIRVKSVSGDKAVIDANHELAGQNLNFAIEVVDVREATEEELNPQGHCCCGGDGECKCGEEGHECECGGDPSTGSGTGKKENCDGKGGCGCPNHDKHHNA from the coding sequence ATGAAAATAGCCGACAAGACCGTCGTCCAGATGCACTACACCCTCACCTCCGACGAAGGAAAGGTCATCGATTCATCCGAAGGACGCGAGCCCCTACAGTACATCCAAGGAGCCCACATGATCGTGGTCGGCCTCGAAAAGGCCATGGTCGGCCATGAAGTCGGCGACAAGTTCGACGTGAAGGTCATCCCCGCCGAAGGTTACGGGGAATACGACGAGCGCATGACCCAGGAAGTTCCGCTGGACGTTTTCCAGGATGTCCAGAATGTCGAAGCCGGCATGATGTTCTACGCCCAGACGCCCATGGGCCCGATGCCCATCCGCGTGAAGTCCGTCTCGGGCGACAAGGCCGTGATTGACGCGAACCACGAACTGGCTGGCCAGAACCTGAACTTCGCCATCGAAGTCGTGGATGTCCGCGAAGCGACCGAAGAAGAACTGAACCCGCAGGGTCACTGCTGCTGTGGCGGCGACGGTGAATGCAAGTGCGGCGAAGAAGGCCACGAATGCGAATGTGGCGGCGACCCTTCGACAGGCTCAGGGACCGGTAAAAAAGAAAATTGCGACGGCAAGGGTGGCTGCGGCTGCCCCAACCACGACAAGCACCACAACGCATAA
- the nadE gene encoding NAD(+) synthase yields MNVVPGKPETNFETIKASVAEAVAKHAELVVFPSFCLSGAMAGDLFLQQSFREKCNKYGEKIIALSKNIDIIFGNIDRENRNKVIHASAGKLAEKPLTQCTIRIDCSPFAVGLSETRLSSLGSDAKRTAKPILFVNAVGTENTGKRIFAFDGCSAAINADGSIAYQFPAFEAFSALVDVQANKVTAETDFGIALGMPQQLSSIAKIRTALVYMIRENLKRMGIKRMVIGASGGIDSAVSAALYTEALGSENVFLVNMPTKFNSDTTKNAARDLAENLGTPYMVVPISDMLDSVRESLGKCSFVRNDTPMKVEGINYENLQARTRSSSVLSTVASVLGAGVTCNGNKSEAMVGYCTLYGDTCGVMCALGDLWKTQVYALAHEINKDKEIIPRASIEIPASAELSEAMNVDEGKGDPIIYPYHDRLFAYWVERNKSLEDSLELLGRGASSFCRELGVDEALFRKHFPTDGAASEDMAAWHRRYRGIALAKRLQFPPTLTISSHPFGGEYYEAQA; encoded by the coding sequence ATGAACGTCGTCCCGGGAAAGCCGGAAACTAACTTCGAAACAATCAAGGCATCCGTAGCCGAGGCCGTCGCCAAGCACGCCGAGCTCGTCGTTTTTCCGTCGTTCTGCCTCTCCGGGGCCATGGCAGGAGACCTTTTCTTGCAACAGTCCTTCCGGGAAAAGTGCAACAAGTACGGTGAAAAAATCATCGCGCTTTCGAAGAATATCGACATCATCTTCGGCAACATCGACCGCGAAAACCGCAACAAGGTCATCCACGCAAGCGCAGGCAAACTCGCCGAGAAGCCCCTGACGCAATGCACAATCCGCATTGACTGTAGTCCCTTCGCCGTCGGGCTATCCGAGACGCGCCTTTCTTCGCTTGGTTCCGATGCGAAACGCACCGCCAAGCCGATTCTCTTTGTAAACGCCGTCGGCACCGAAAACACGGGCAAGCGCATATTCGCCTTTGACGGATGCAGCGCCGCCATCAACGCCGACGGTTCCATCGCCTACCAGTTTCCCGCCTTCGAAGCATTCTCTGCCCTCGTCGACGTCCAGGCGAACAAAGTCACCGCCGAGACCGATTTCGGCATCGCGCTCGGCATGCCGCAACAACTTTCGAGCATTGCCAAAATCCGCACAGCACTGGTCTACATGATCCGCGAGAACCTGAAGCGCATGGGAATCAAGCGCATGGTCATCGGCGCGAGCGGCGGCATCGACAGCGCTGTTTCTGCGGCTCTCTATACCGAAGCCCTCGGCAGCGAAAACGTGTTCCTGGTGAACATGCCGACAAAGTTCAATTCGGACACGACAAAGAATGCGGCACGTGACTTGGCCGAGAACCTGGGTACCCCCTACATGGTTGTCCCCATATCCGACATGCTCGATTCCGTCCGCGAAAGCCTCGGCAAATGTTCTTTTGTCCGCAACGACACCCCGATGAAGGTGGAAGGCATCAACTACGAGAACTTGCAAGCCCGCACCCGTTCTTCTTCCGTGCTCTCGACGGTCGCCTCCGTCCTTGGTGCAGGAGTCACCTGCAACGGGAACAAGAGCGAAGCCATGGTCGGCTACTGCACGCTCTACGGCGATACCTGCGGCGTGATGTGCGCCCTGGGCGACCTCTGGAAAACGCAAGTGTACGCCCTCGCCCACGAGATCAACAAGGACAAGGAAATCATCCCGAGGGCAAGCATCGAAATCCCTGCGAGTGCCGAACTGAGCGAAGCCATGAACGTGGACGAGGGCAAGGGAGATCCAATAATCTACCCCTACCACGACAGGCTCTTTGCCTACTGGGTGGAACGCAACAAGTCCCTGGAAGATTCCCTCGAACTCCTCGGCCGCGGGGCGTCCAGTTTCTGCCGCGAACTCGGTGTCGACGAGGCTCTTTTCCGCAAGCATTTCCCGACAGACGGAGCCGCCTCCGAAGACATGGCCGCATGGCACCGCCGCTACAGGGGAATCGCACTCGCCAAGCGCCTGCAGTTCCCGCCCACGCTCACCATCTCGAGCCATCCCTTCGGCGGCGAGTACTACGAAGCCCAAGCGTAA
- a CDS encoding XRE family transcriptional regulator: MARHGTPTPGQAILEGLEWLKMDKAEFARRIGVSMETLEGLIDGSVEITRELAESLESVTGSPAAYWRMLASKAKRSEP, encoded by the coding sequence ATGGCAAGACACGGAACTCCTACGCCGGGACAGGCGATTCTCGAAGGCCTCGAATGGCTCAAGATGGACAAGGCTGAATTTGCCCGCCGTATCGGTGTTTCGATGGAAACGCTCGAAGGTTTGATTGATGGCTCCGTTGAAATCACTCGTGAACTTGCTGAATCCCTTGAATCTGTGACCGGCAGCCCCGCCGCCTACTGGCGCATGCTCGCCAGCAAAGCAAAGAGGAGTGAGCCTTAA
- a CDS encoding TldD/PmbA family protein — MNITEAVSCMCDLAKGEAEQFDIIASTDHTEGLSVFQGQVQNTEISDSVGLGIRVIKDGHPGYAHTERLTKDALGQTLKDALCHTQWTEKIDIELPSAAQIPTDEPNYDPSLESLDLAQMRDFCIQLEKETFAKCNEIVNIPYLGGDIESSLSIVANHTGLMYSAKSNSVSAGVGAVAARGETKKLGHFVKNGRRWDEFDVNEIATKAAGYAVELFGAKKIDGGVVPVVFSERISSRLVGMYTQPFIAEAMQKGMSRLAGKEGETIASKEFSLWNDPTGDLFQHRFYFDSEGCLTRRVKVVDGGVFNEALYNLESASKAGRKTTGNGARDFGGKMGTSFYNLCVPPGTMSTSELLKLFPKCLLVVRLEGNSGCNAVSGELSIGAHGFWCENGVIQHPVDGVTLSGNFFDIIKNVVGVGNEYYNPFASYKVPALAISELAVSC, encoded by the coding sequence ATGAACATTACCGAAGCCGTTTCTTGTATGTGTGACCTCGCGAAGGGCGAGGCTGAACAGTTTGACATTATTGCCTCTACCGACCACACCGAAGGCCTCTCCGTTTTCCAGGGGCAGGTGCAGAATACAGAAATTTCTGATTCCGTGGGGCTCGGCATCCGTGTCATCAAGGACGGTCACCCAGGTTATGCGCATACGGAACGGCTTACGAAGGACGCTCTCGGGCAGACGCTGAAGGATGCGCTTTGCCATACGCAGTGGACCGAGAAAATAGACATTGAACTGCCTAGCGCTGCGCAGATTCCTACGGACGAACCGAATTACGACCCTTCCCTGGAATCGCTGGACTTGGCCCAGATGAGGGATTTCTGCATCCAGTTGGAAAAGGAAACGTTCGCGAAGTGCAACGAAATCGTGAATATTCCCTATCTCGGGGGCGATATCGAATCGAGCCTTTCCATCGTGGCGAACCATACGGGGCTGATGTATTCCGCGAAGTCGAATTCTGTGTCGGCGGGCGTGGGTGCCGTAGCCGCTCGTGGCGAGACCAAGAAACTCGGACACTTTGTCAAGAACGGCCGCCGTTGGGATGAATTCGATGTCAACGAAATTGCGACGAAGGCTGCTGGCTATGCGGTGGAGCTTTTCGGCGCCAAGAAAATTGATGGTGGTGTCGTTCCGGTGGTGTTCTCGGAGCGCATTTCTTCGCGCCTTGTCGGAATGTACACCCAGCCGTTCATTGCCGAGGCCATGCAGAAGGGAATGTCCCGCCTGGCCGGCAAAGAAGGGGAGACCATCGCATCCAAGGAATTTTCGCTGTGGAACGACCCGACGGGTGATTTGTTCCAGCATCGCTTTTACTTTGATTCCGAAGGCTGCCTGACCCGCCGCGTGAAAGTGGTGGACGGGGGCGTGTTCAACGAGGCCCTGTACAATCTGGAAAGTGCTTCGAAGGCGGGTCGCAAGACAACTGGCAACGGGGCCCGCGATTTCGGCGGCAAGATGGGAACCTCGTTCTACAATCTTTGCGTACCTCCCGGAACGATGTCGACCTCGGAACTCCTGAAGCTTTTCCCCAAGTGCTTGCTGGTTGTCCGGCTGGAGGGCAACTCCGGCTGCAATGCCGTCTCGGGTGAACTCAGCATTGGCGCTCACGGGTTCTGGTGCGAAAACGGCGTGATTCAACACCCCGTCGATGGTGTTACCTTGTCTGGAAACTTCTTCGATATCATCAAGAATGTCGTCGGAGTCGGCAACGAATACTACAATCCGTTCGCAAGCTACAAAGTCCCTGCCCTCGCCATAAGCGAACTCGCGGTGAGTTGCTAA